Proteins from a single region of Pyrus communis chromosome 6, drPyrComm1.1, whole genome shotgun sequence:
- the LOC137737123 gene encoding ADP-ribosylation factor 1-like, translating into MGILFTKMFSSLFGNKEARILVLGLDNAGKTTILYRLQMGEVVSTIPTIGFNVETVQYNNIKFQVWDLGGQTSIRPYWRCYFPNTQAIIYVVDSSDTDRLVIAKDEFHAILEEEELKGAVVLIFANKQDLPGALDDAPITEALELHKIKNRQWAIFKTSAIKGEGLFEGLDWLSNTLKSGGG; encoded by the exons ATGGGCATTTTGTTCACTAAAATGTTCTCTTCCCTGTTTGGGAACAAGGAAGCTCGGATCCTCGTCCTCGGATTGGACAATGCTGGCAAAACCACCATTCTCT ATCGGCTCCAGATGGGGGAGGTTGTCTCCACGATCCCAA CGATTGGATTTAATGTTGAGACAGTGCAGTACAACAACATCAAGTTCCAAGTCTGGGATCTCG GTGGACAGACAAGTATCAG GCCATATTGGAGATGCTATTTTCCAAATACTCAGGCCATAATCTATGTCGTTGATTCTAGTGACACCGATAGGCTGGTAATAGCTAAAGATGAGTTTCATGCAATACTGGAG GAGGAAGAGTTGAAAGGTGCAGTTGTCCTCATTTTTGCCAATAAGCAG GATCTTCCTGGTGCACTTGATGATGCTCCAATAACTGAGGCTTTAGAGTTGCACAAGATAAAAAATCGCCAGTGGGCTATTTTTAAAACTTCTGCCATAAAAGGGGAAGGCCTATTTGAGGGCTTGGACTG GTTGAGTAACACACTCAAGTCCGGAGGTGGCTAA